In one Ornithorhynchus anatinus isolate Pmale09 unplaced genomic scaffold, mOrnAna1.pri.v4 scaffold_304_arrow_ctg1, whole genome shotgun sequence genomic region, the following are encoded:
- the LOC120638199 gene encoding putative olfactory receptor 14L1 produces the protein MSKKDTANQKAVMQLPRLGFSEVRKWQLVQSALFLLVVRLSCSSLNRREVGSTGITISLGLIYSMFTVKSQVCIFQAVLRMPAAKGWAKAFSTYLPHLTINIYLEMANCTTVMEFTLLGYSEVWEWELVHAAMFLLVCMEALMGNLIIAVITFVRGSNVIHQFSWESPHIIKLSQSSRKLQEYGVTSFSSLLASTCFVSIVISYMGFFRAMLRMPAAEGQDKAFSPCLTHLSIITVFVSNGDEAYRKPVSNSHSVLDLLISPFCYGATPRPPPPTQTPSSTT, from the exons ATGTCCAAGAAAGACACGGCCAACCAAAAGGCGGTGATGCAACTGCCCCGGCTGGGCTTCTCAGAGGTCCGGAAGTGGCAGCTGGTCCAGTCTGCGCTGTTCCTCCTG GTTGTAAGACTCTCATGCTCCAGTCTGaacaggagagaggtggggagtaCTGGCATTACTATATCTCTGGGTTTAATATACTCTATGTTCACTGTCAAATCCCAAGTGTGCATCTTCCAGGCAGTACTGAGGATGCCGGCTGCCAAGGGCTgggccaaagccttctccacctacCTGCCTCACCTCACCATC AACATTTACCTGGAAATGGCCAACTGCACCACAGTGATGGAATTCACCCTGCTGGGGTACTCAGAGGTCTGGGAGTGGGAGCTGGTCCACGCTGCAATGTTCCTCTTGGTCTGCATGGAGGCCCTGATGGGAAATCTCATCATCGCTGTCATCACCTTCGTCC GCGGATCCAACGTGATCCACCAGTTCTCCTGGGAGAGCCCCCATATCATTAAACTTTCCCAGTCCAGTAGGAAGCTTCAAGAGTATGGAGtaacctccttctcttctcttctggcttctacttgctttgtttccaTAGTCATCTCATACATGGGTTTCTTCCGGGCCATGTTGAGGATGCCAGCCGCCGAGGGCCAGGACAAAGCTTTCTCACCCTGCCTGACTCACCTCTCCATCATCACCGTCTTTGTTTCCAACGGTGATGAGGCCTATCGCAAGCCTGTGTCCAACTCCCACTCGGTGTTGGACCTGCTGATATCTCCGTTCTGTTATggtgccaccccccgccccccacccccaacccaaaccCCCTCGTCTACAACCTGA